One part of the Aurantibacillus circumpalustris genome encodes these proteins:
- a CDS encoding MarR family winged helix-turn-helix transcriptional regulator: MKLEEEIQQKSFKSPHQKLAVNLLYTSNWLNSHYSQFFKKTDLTIQQFNVLRILRGQYPSYCSLKLIKERMLDRMSDASRIVDKLVAKDYITRGVCPNDRRSVNLLISEKGLKMLAELDVIDESTINIFKNLDQKQIEQLNDLLDTLRG, encoded by the coding sequence ATGAAACTTGAAGAAGAGATCCAACAAAAATCTTTTAAATCACCACACCAAAAACTGGCGGTTAATCTTCTTTATACAAGCAATTGGTTAAACAGTCACTACAGTCAGTTTTTTAAGAAAACCGATTTGACAATTCAACAGTTTAATGTGCTTCGCATTTTACGTGGACAGTATCCTTCATATTGCTCACTAAAACTTATTAAAGAACGCATGCTCGACCGAATGAGTGATGCGTCGCGGATAGTTGACAAATTAGTTGCCAAAGACTACATTACAAGAGGCGTATGTCCTAATGATAGAAGGAGTGTAAATCTGCTTATTTCAGAAAAAGGTCTTAAAATGCTAGCAGAACTGGACGTTATTGACGAATCTACAATAAATATTTTTAAAAATCTTGATCAAAAACAAATCGAACAATTAAACGATTTGTTAGACACATTACGCGGCTAA
- a CDS encoding YceI family protein, whose product MKKLFTSAATSLLMMSATFAQVNWKVDGSHSKLGFSVTHMMVSETEGKFKVFDGTANSKSEMDFTDAKIDFTADASSINTEDPKRDGHLKSADFFDVEKFPSITFKSTSMKSDGKGKTSYILEGDLTMHGVTKKVKFVAIGAAKTVKDPYGNIKNGFRVTGMINRKDFGLTWNAALEAGGVAVSEEVQIQLNIELNKA is encoded by the coding sequence ATGAAAAAATTATTTACAAGCGCAGCAACATCTTTATTAATGATGTCTGCAACATTTGCACAAGTTAATTGGAAAGTGGATGGTTCACATTCGAAACTTGGATTTTCGGTAACTCACATGATGGTATCTGAAACGGAAGGAAAATTTAAAGTTTTTGACGGAACAGCAAACTCGAAATCTGAAATGGATTTTACAGATGCTAAAATCGACTTCACGGCAGATGCGTCTTCAATCAATACTGAAGATCCGAAACGTGACGGTCACTTAAAAAGTGCCGATTTTTTTGATGTAGAGAAATTTCCGTCAATTACATTCAAAAGCACAAGTATGAAATCGGATGGAAAAGGAAAAACATCTTACATTCTAGAAGGGGATTTAACCATGCACGGTGTTACGAAAAAAGTTAAATTCGTGGCAATAGGCGCTGCAAAAACAGTAAAAGATCCTTATGGAAATATTAAAAACGGATTTAGAGTAACCGGTATGATTAACCGTAAAGATTTTGGTTTAACGTGGAATGCGGCTCTAGAAGCTGGTGGTGTTGCGGTTAGCGAAGAAGTTCAAATACAATTAAATATTGAATTAAATAAAGCATAA
- a CDS encoding pseudouridine synthase: MLSNKRAQELIDQGLVEIDGIKIYENCLLEEHSEIKVNGKIERKGKEFVYLKFNKPAGFESSLNAAIPDNIGLFFNAYENLAIAGRLDKHSEGLMLLSNDGKWVENICNPKFEKEKEYIVTLDKIPNEDFFTNFRNGVKIGAYLTSPCICEAIENNKIKVILKEGKNRQIRRMCKTLNYQVLKLVRIRIDQIVLQNLDVGESKKIYNDLIII; encoded by the coding sequence ATGCTAAGCAATAAGAGGGCTCAGGAATTAATAGATCAGGGGTTGGTGGAGATTGATGGCATAAAGATTTATGAAAACTGTCTATTGGAAGAACATTCGGAAATTAAAGTAAATGGAAAAATTGAACGAAAAGGAAAAGAATTTGTGTATTTAAAATTCAATAAACCAGCAGGTTTTGAAAGCAGCTTAAATGCAGCGATTCCTGATAATATTGGGCTTTTTTTTAATGCTTACGAAAACTTAGCAATTGCTGGAAGATTAGACAAACATTCAGAAGGACTAATGCTACTCAGTAACGACGGCAAATGGGTAGAAAACATTTGCAATCCAAAATTTGAAAAAGAAAAGGAATATATTGTAACATTAGATAAAATACCTAACGAAGATTTTTTTACGAATTTTCGTAACGGCGTTAAAATTGGAGCCTATCTTACATCGCCTTGTATTTGTGAAGCGATTGAAAATAATAAGATAAAAGTTATTTTAAAAGAAGGAAAAAACAGACAAATAAGGCGTATGTGTAAAACTTTAAATTATCAGGTTTTAAAACTCGTCAGAATTCGGATTGATCAAATTGTTTTACAAAATCTTGATGTTGGCGAGTCTAAAAAAATATACAACGATTTGATTATTATATAA
- a CDS encoding DUF7948 domain-containing protein gives MTKFTSLFLSLLVFTFCVKAQNFPENTKLNKQFSFNENKGQISDQNFKQRPDILFSGTFGTLDFYLKADGISYQMNRIDSWVKEKTPLYRPMDKGKGDRTMPSQRSTYRIDINWLNSNSNHEILKGEPLAGFENYYGETCPNGAVNVKNYKSILYKNIYSGIDLKWYESNGILKYDYYVAANTNYKQIEFEYNGAEKISTNKNGELLIQTPLGIIIEQKPLVQQGNKELAASWVIKDKVVSFDIKNVDSSQPLVIDPMVRLWGTYYGGTNDDYPYGIKTDNLGNVYICGETRSTTNIATTGAHQTIYGGTGNYFGDAFLAKFDQNGVRQWATYYGGAQSDFANDCDIDANGNVYMVGGTSTSNTAVIATAGSHQSSAPGSTVSANVNDTYIVKFDSSGIRQWGTYYGGSGYEWAYFVNANASGDIIVSGNTNSTDGNSIATLGCHQAVYGGGTSDGFLVNFNTMGVRQWGTYYGGNANSPEDAGWCSFDSNGDIYLSGFTSSTVGISTPGSHQPALGGSLDAFLVKFNSAGVRQWGTYYGGSSNDYSGEGVIDASGNIYLTGDTRSTNAIATPGSHQFTFGGGISEDAFLIKFNSSGVAQWGTYYGGNGADWGRSASIDPYGNIYFSGFTGTSSGNAIVTACAYQSLYGGGSSDNFLAKFTPVGTRIWGTYFGGIYTDDNWGCAADLHGNVYLLGSTFASTGTLMATPGANQTIYGGMVDCFLEKFDGCIAGSAVNTTLPSNLLVCFGNSVTLSASCGNWYSSPTNTTILATGETFTTGLITTDTTFYVEDFGCGSVSGTRTAISVTVAPTLSINILNSNPTACVGESVTLTASGASTYSWTSSSTVGSTLQVLVFLNTTYTVDGTDANGCKATASIAIDPNLCIGISEQEKINISLHVFPNPNNGTFKIQSGYELNIQLTNQLGQTIRTLNLSSENNFQNSLSNLPNGIYFLKDGNNNTILNKKIIVIGPQ, from the coding sequence ATGACAAAATTTACTTCTCTTTTTTTATCACTACTTGTATTTACTTTTTGTGTAAAAGCACAAAATTTCCCAGAGAATACAAAACTTAACAAACAGTTCTCATTTAATGAAAACAAAGGTCAAATAAGTGATCAGAACTTTAAACAGCGTCCTGATATTTTATTTTCTGGAACTTTTGGCACGCTTGATTTTTATTTAAAAGCGGATGGGATTTCGTATCAAATGAATCGCATTGATTCGTGGGTAAAAGAAAAAACACCTCTTTATAGACCTATGGACAAGGGAAAGGGCGATAGAACTATGCCTAGTCAAAGAAGTACTTACCGCATTGATATTAATTGGTTAAACTCAAATTCAAATCACGAAATCTTAAAAGGAGAACCCTTGGCTGGGTTTGAAAATTATTATGGAGAAACTTGTCCCAACGGAGCGGTGAATGTGAAAAATTATAAAAGCATTTTGTATAAGAATATCTATTCTGGTATCGATTTAAAATGGTACGAAAGCAATGGCATTTTGAAATACGATTATTATGTTGCTGCAAATACTAATTATAAGCAAATAGAATTTGAATATAATGGTGCGGAAAAAATTAGCACGAATAAAAACGGTGAATTGTTAATTCAGACGCCGTTGGGAATTATTATAGAGCAAAAGCCTTTGGTGCAGCAAGGGAATAAAGAGCTTGCGGCTAGTTGGGTGATAAAAGACAAGGTTGTTTCATTTGACATTAAAAATGTAGATTCTTCTCAGCCTTTGGTAATTGACCCTATGGTGCGTTTGTGGGGAACTTATTACGGAGGGACAAATGATGATTATCCGTATGGTATTAAAACCGACAATTTAGGAAATGTATATATCTGTGGAGAAACTAGGTCAACCACAAATATAGCTACGACAGGTGCGCATCAGACTATTTATGGAGGTACCGGGAATTATTTTGGGGATGCTTTTCTTGCGAAGTTTGATCAGAATGGTGTTCGCCAATGGGCAACTTATTATGGCGGGGCGCAAAGCGATTTCGCGAATGATTGCGACATAGATGCTAATGGAAATGTATATATGGTAGGTGGCACTTCAACTTCAAATACGGCAGTAATTGCAACCGCTGGCTCGCATCAGAGTTCGGCTCCTGGCAGCACTGTATCTGCCAATGTTAATGATACCTATATTGTGAAATTTGATTCTTCCGGCATAAGACAATGGGGAACTTACTACGGAGGCAGCGGTTACGAGTGGGCATATTTTGTGAATGCAAATGCGTCCGGCGACATAATAGTATCTGGAAATACTAATTCTACTGATGGTAATTCTATTGCAACTTTAGGTTGTCACCAAGCTGTTTATGGTGGAGGGACTTCTGATGGTTTTCTTGTAAATTTCAACACTATGGGGGTTCGGCAATGGGGAACTTACTACGGAGGCAATGCAAATAGTCCTGAAGATGCAGGTTGGTGTTCATTTGATTCCAATGGTGATATTTACCTGTCTGGTTTTACTTCTTCGACGGTTGGAATCAGCACGCCAGGATCACATCAACCTGCGTTGGGAGGTAGTCTGGACGCGTTTTTGGTTAAATTTAATTCTGCAGGCGTTAGACAATGGGGAACTTATTATGGAGGGTCTTCCAACGACTATTCCGGTGAAGGGGTTATTGATGCCTCAGGAAATATATATCTAACAGGAGATACCAGGTCTACAAACGCTATTGCAACACCCGGAAGCCATCAATTTACGTTTGGCGGTGGAATTTCTGAAGATGCTTTTCTGATTAAATTTAATTCTTCTGGAGTAGCGCAATGGGGTACCTATTATGGTGGAAACGGCGCCGACTGGGGTAGGAGTGCTTCAATTGATCCTTATGGCAATATCTATTTCAGTGGTTTTACAGGCACAAGTTCAGGAAATGCAATTGTTACAGCCTGCGCTTATCAATCGTTATATGGTGGAGGGAGTTCAGATAATTTTCTTGCCAAGTTTACACCTGTTGGAACAAGGATCTGGGGTACCTATTTTGGAGGTATATACACAGACGACAACTGGGGCTGTGCTGCTGATCTTCATGGGAATGTTTACCTCTTAGGTAGTACTTTTGCCAGTACGGGAACCCTTATGGCGACTCCAGGCGCAAATCAAACTATATATGGAGGTATGGTAGATTGTTTTCTTGAAAAATTCGACGGTTGTATTGCTGGAAGTGCAGTAAATACAACCCTTCCTTCAAATTTACTGGTTTGTTTTGGAAACAGTGTTACATTATCAGCCTCTTGTGGTAATTGGTATAGCAGTCCCACAAATACTACAATTTTAGCTACAGGAGAAACATTTACTACAGGTCTAATTACAACTGATACCACATTTTACGTTGAAGACTTCGGTTGCGGTTCTGTCTCTGGTACGCGAACCGCAATAAGTGTAACGGTAGCTCCAACCCTTTCAATTAATATTTTAAATAGTAATCCCACAGCCTGTGTTGGCGAAAGTGTAACTCTCACTGCTTCGGGAGCATCTACTTATAGTTGGACCAGCAGTTCAACAGTTGGATCTACTCTTCAAGTGCTTGTTTTTTTGAACACAACTTATACAGTGGATGGCACTGATGCTAATGGTTGTAAAGCCACCGCAAGCATTGCTATTGATCCAAATCTTTGCATTGGAATTAGTGAGCAAGAAAAAATAAATATTTCGTTACACGTATTTCCAAATCCTAATAATGGAACTTTTAAAATTCAATCGGGGTATGAATTAAATATACAACTCACGAATCAACTTGGACAAACCATTAGAACTTTAAACTTATCTTCTGAAAATAATTTTCAAAATAGTTTAAGTAATCTTCCAAACGGTATTTACTTTTTAAAAGATGGAAATAACAATACAATTTTAAATAAAAAAATTATTGTTATTGGGCCTCAGTAA
- a CDS encoding ABC transporter ATP-binding protein — protein sequence MEELILIQHLKKTYQIGDEVIEALKDVSLSIGKNEYVALMGPSGSGKSTLMNMLGCLDSPTSGKYILNGLSVAQMTDNDLAEVRNKEIGFVFQTFNLLPRATTLDNVALPLVYAGFSKTDRDKRATEVLESVGLGNRVNHKPNELSGGQRQRVAIARALVNNPAIILADEPTGNLDSKTSVEIMGLFEEIHKKGNTIILVTHEEDIALHAHRIVRLKDGLVESDTPNTTITTYKNRMQAFDVEGI from the coding sequence TTGGAAGAACTTATTTTAATACAGCATTTAAAAAAGACTTATCAAATAGGTGATGAGGTTATAGAAGCATTAAAAGATGTTTCATTAAGTATTGGTAAAAATGAGTACGTTGCGTTAATGGGGCCATCTGGTAGCGGAAAATCTACTTTAATGAATATGTTAGGATGTCTCGATAGCCCAACTTCAGGGAAATACATACTTAACGGTCTTTCTGTAGCGCAAATGACGGATAATGATTTGGCCGAAGTGCGAAACAAAGAAATAGGTTTTGTGTTTCAAACATTTAATTTATTGCCAAGAGCTACAACACTAGATAACGTTGCCTTGCCACTGGTTTACGCAGGTTTTAGTAAAACGGATAGAGACAAGCGCGCCACAGAAGTTCTTGAAAGTGTTGGTCTGGGAAACCGTGTTAATCACAAGCCAAATGAATTAAGTGGTGGTCAGCGGCAAAGAGTAGCCATTGCGCGTGCATTAGTAAATAACCCCGCTATAATTTTGGCAGACGAGCCAACTGGTAATCTGGACAGTAAAACTTCGGTGGAAATTATGGGACTTTTTGAAGAAATTCATAAAAAAGGAAATACAATTATTCTCGTTACGCATGAAGAAGACATTGCGTTGCATGCCCATCGTATTGTTCGTTTAAAAGATGGATTGGTAGAAAGTGATACACCAAATACCACTATCACTACCTATAAAAATCGCATGCAAGCCTTTGATGTTGAAGGAATCTAA